A single window of Paenibacillus antri DNA harbors:
- a CDS encoding KinB-signaling pathway activation protein, whose protein sequence is MNLGKWISLFLSTLGIGIGAALVVGAFVFMINPEVTPSTMGVEGILFNVIQTVTVGALLGAFSHMGFFAYLTVNLFAQGIFKNKLLWTYVQVFFIVVVSGYAAMLRVPEGENMLPYFVLPGLVVIGGYFVARRKAAETNRKSFVPTMFFMTAVTLLEAVPALQQFNAYGTVMMVLPLFLCNAWQILRLHKILTPVATGEPAGRAS, encoded by the coding sequence ATGAATTTGGGAAAATGGATTTCGCTGTTTCTCTCCACGCTCGGGATCGGAATCGGGGCCGCCCTCGTCGTCGGCGCGTTCGTCTTTATGATCAACCCGGAGGTGACCCCTTCGACGATGGGCGTCGAAGGCATCTTGTTTAACGTGATCCAAACCGTGACCGTCGGCGCGCTGTTGGGCGCTTTCAGCCATATGGGCTTCTTCGCGTACTTAACCGTGAACCTGTTCGCTCAGGGCATTTTCAAAAATAAGCTGTTATGGACGTACGTCCAAGTGTTCTTCATCGTCGTCGTGTCGGGGTATGCGGCGATGCTGCGCGTGCCGGAAGGGGAGAACATGCTGCCGTATTTCGTCCTGCCGGGGCTCGTCGTGATCGGGGGTTATTTCGTGGCGCGTCGGAAGGCGGCGGAGACGAATCGGAAGTCGTTCGTGCCGACGATGTTTTTCATGACGGCCGTGACGCTGCTCGAAGCGGTGCCCGCGCTGCAGCAGTTCAATGCGTACGGCACCGTCATGATGGTACTGCCGCTGTTCCTGTGCAACGCTTGGCAAATTCTTCGTTTGCATAAAATTCTGACGCCCGTCGCAACGGGAGAGCCGGCCGGACGCGCGTCGTAA
- a CDS encoding stage II sporulation protein M, translated as MSLQTMKAFAKDLAAIRWYFAVSVALFFVGVAFGAGSEGLNAYLESQIEPMRGVAERLDATANPQVWMFLFIFINNFVKSLFVVFLGALFGLFPLFFLLTNGMILGYVAAVAGDSGANVFSLIVRGILPHGLLEITAILIAAAYGLKYGALVFAELVRAFRGGGSSASLKAFHGTFGRLIAFLFFALLVAAFIESTITYFLVRG; from the coding sequence ATGAGTTTGCAAACCATGAAAGCTTTCGCGAAAGACTTAGCGGCGATCCGGTGGTATTTCGCGGTCAGCGTCGCGCTGTTCTTCGTCGGCGTCGCCTTCGGGGCCGGCAGCGAAGGGCTGAACGCGTATTTGGAAAGCCAGATCGAGCCGATGCGAGGCGTCGCCGAACGGTTGGACGCCACCGCGAATCCGCAAGTGTGGATGTTCTTATTCATCTTCATCAATAACTTCGTGAAATCGCTGTTCGTCGTCTTCTTGGGGGCGTTGTTCGGGCTGTTCCCGTTGTTCTTCCTGCTGACGAACGGCATGATTCTAGGTTACGTCGCCGCCGTAGCGGGGGATTCAGGGGCGAACGTCTTTTCCTTGATCGTCCGCGGCATCCTGCCTCACGGCTTGCTCGAGATTACCGCGATCTTGATCGCGGCCGCCTATGGCCTCAAGTACGGCGCGCTCGTCTTCGCGGAGCTGGTTCGCGCGTTCCGGGGCGGCGGTTCTTCCGCGTCGCTGAAGGCGTTCCACGGCACGTTCGGGCGGTTGATCGCATTCCTGTTTTTCGCGCTGCTGGTCGCCGCGTTCATTGAAAGCACGATCACGTATTTCTTGGTCCGTGGTTAA
- the pdaB gene encoding polysaccharide deacetylase family sporulation protein PdaB, with protein sequence MNVFYVLNGKKLKHYLIMMLAAVFTVGVIYAERGNITVFKADEGPAAIYKVDTDQKVLALTFDISWGETRAEPIIDVLQQKGVKKATFFLSAPWSEAHPDIVKKIIDAGYEIGSHGHKHDNYSQMTDEEIRKQIRTAHTVLSQVTGKPPTLLRLPNGDFDKRVLKIANELGYKTIQWDTDSKDWTNPGVDRIVSTVVSRAHPGDIVLMHASDSVKQTHEALPAIIDELRAKGYSFATVTELISGTDVKGNKAQEQQKNPPTSTAPAPSTT encoded by the coding sequence GTGAATGTATTTTATGTGCTCAACGGGAAGAAGCTCAAGCATTACCTCATCATGATGTTGGCCGCCGTCTTTACCGTCGGCGTCATCTACGCGGAGCGGGGCAATATTACCGTCTTCAAAGCGGATGAGGGCCCTGCCGCCATCTATAAAGTCGATACGGACCAGAAAGTGCTTGCGCTGACGTTCGATATCAGCTGGGGCGAGACGCGCGCGGAGCCCATCATCGACGTGCTGCAGCAAAAAGGGGTGAAGAAAGCGACATTCTTCCTCTCCGCCCCATGGAGCGAAGCGCATCCCGACATCGTCAAGAAGATCATAGACGCCGGCTACGAGATCGGCAGCCACGGGCATAAGCACGACAATTACAGCCAGATGACGGACGAGGAAATCCGCAAGCAAATCCGGACGGCGCACACCGTGTTGTCCCAGGTGACGGGTAAGCCGCCTACCCTGCTCAGACTGCCGAACGGAGACTTCGACAAGCGCGTCCTGAAAATCGCGAACGAGCTCGGTTATAAGACGATCCAGTGGGACACCGACTCCAAGGACTGGACGAATCCGGGGGTCGACCGCATCGTCAGCACCGTCGTCTCCCGCGCCCATCCCGGCGACATCGTGCTGATGCACGCAAGCGACTCCGTCAAGCAGACGCATGAAGCGCTGCCGGCGATCATCGACGAGCTCCGCGCCAAAGGGTACTCGTTCGCGACGGTCACCGAGCTGATCAGCGGTACCGACGTGAAGGGGAATAAAGCGCAGGAGCAGCAGAAGAACCCGCCGACCTCGACGGCTCCCGCTCCGTCGACAACGTAA
- the gerD gene encoding spore germination lipoprotein GerD translates to MKRWVTCAAAVAALAVLTSCGQDQQQSAQVNYNEVKTMVVDILKTEDGQKAIKEASKEVEAADFQQLQILNTGQGQQLQLAVKEVMSDPAYAAALKETMIDPKFAGDFARAITTENKKIQKELMKDPEYQQQMIDIMKDPQIQALMLQTMKSAEYRQQIITIMKESIQTPLFQQDMLKLMTRALEEHSKPKSDAEKGAKATASAEEEEKKKKEEEEKKKKEEEESL, encoded by the coding sequence ATGAAACGTTGGGTAACCTGCGCGGCGGCCGTCGCCGCGCTTGCCGTGTTGACGTCCTGCGGACAAGACCAGCAGCAGTCCGCTCAAGTGAATTATAACGAAGTCAAGACGATGGTCGTCGACATCCTCAAGACGGAAGACGGCCAGAAGGCGATTAAGGAAGCGTCCAAGGAAGTCGAAGCGGCGGATTTCCAACAGCTGCAGATTTTAAACACCGGGCAAGGACAGCAGCTGCAGCTCGCCGTCAAAGAGGTCATGAGCGACCCTGCGTACGCCGCGGCGCTCAAGGAGACGATGATCGACCCGAAATTCGCCGGCGACTTCGCCCGCGCGATCACGACGGAAAACAAGAAAATTCAGAAGGAATTGATGAAGGACCCGGAATACCAGCAACAGATGATTGACATCATGAAGGATCCGCAAATCCAAGCGCTGATGCTTCAGACGATGAAGAGCGCCGAGTACCGCCAGCAAATCATCACGATCATGAAGGAATCGATCCAGACGCCGTTGTTCCAACAGGACATGCTCAAGCTGATGACGCGGGCGCTGGAGGAACACTCCAAACCTAAGTCCGACGCCGAGAAGGGCGCGAAGGCGACCGCTTCCGCCGAGGAAGAGGAGAAGAAGAAGAAAGAAGAGGAAGAGAAGAAGAAGAAGGAAGAGGAAGAGTCGTTGTAA